Below is a window of Miscanthus floridulus cultivar M001 unplaced genomic scaffold, ASM1932011v1 fs_131_8_9, whole genome shotgun sequence DNA.
CATGAGGCTCAGATACTTCTATAGTGGGCCACACGAGCTCTGGAACATAGATTGGGTTCTCCATGGCAATGGATTCCTGGTGAAGAGTGTTTTTCCGGACCTCTTTTAACCTTTCTTTAGAGATTTTCTTTGCCTGCTTACGGCCAGGAAGAGTATTGTGCAGCCTTTGGCGTTCAAGCCTTGCTTCCCTCTGCTCAGGCGTCATATTTTTGTACCACTCACTGAGGTACTGACTTCTTGATGAAATTGGTGTACATGGTTTAACAGCATAGGGTGTAGGGGTAACACAATCAACTTTATGCATGTCGTTCGATGAAAATGATGTTCCTACTATTTGCACTGGTCTTGTAACACCTGGACTGGGTTGAGGTGTTTTATTAGTTAAGTCAACAACACTCCCGTCGTCTACAATATTGTTTATGGGTTGACCTACACAAAAAACATTGACATTCATTATTACGGCACCATATTGTCTTTGCAAACCATCAAATTATCAATAAAACCACATGTCCGAACTCAAACAAATGTAACCATACATGTTGTCAGTGCATCATCTTCAGATTCTCTTACCAGCATAGCTTGCGCTTTTCTTTTATGATAGTTTTCACGTTGCTTTCTATTTATTTCAACCTTTTGTTCCTTAGTCATTGCCGCCCGTCGTGCTCTTTCTCTCCGCCTTTTACGTTCCATAGGGTCATCGACTTGTATCCTTGAATTGGATACACTTTGACTTCCTGATTTATCATAAATAGATGTACTTATTGTGACAGCAAATATATATATCGAATCATTAATATATGTGTCTCGCTATTTACCCGCATTGGTAGTGTTAGTCAGGTCTCCAAATGGAGTGCGTGCACTGCTATTTTTTTCTGGGTCCATGAAGCAAAGATCGACTACAAAGAATCAAAGCAAAAATAATGAAGACATTGTATGTAGCCTGAGTAAAGGACACGCAAACTAAAATATTGAGAACCATgtaccaaaggaaaaacaaaacaaaatcgtTTGTATAAACAAATCTCAACCACGTTCACATTATTAAAATGAGGTGCCACCTAATGTGTGAAATTGTCAATGTACAAATCATTGTGAACCCCAAAAATATTTTAAGCTTTGACCTCAAGCATTGTTCATCCATTGTGATTCCTAATAAGATAATcaaacctttttttttctttctcaaaAGTTACAAGTTTGTCAATCTCGACGGAGGATACTGGACTGCATCCACTCAGTCTGTTATCAGGCTCGAGCACTACACAAAGATGGCAAAATTCTGTTAGACTTAACATACAGTTATAGACAGAAAACAGAAAACGTGAAAAAATGACATCGGTGAATTCATTTCTTCTTCAACTCTTTTTTCCAGGACAACATAAAACCGACTTCGTGGATTATGTTTTGCAACTGATATATTCCTTGAACACAGGCATAATCATACATAAAGAATTTTGATCCCTTTTTTAGAATGCATATAGGAACATATGGATAAAACTGAAAACAAGCCTCTGTGCATGCCTAATTGGCTATGCATATAGAATTAATCACAAGGCTAGCATATTGAACCTGACTTCTTAGAGGAAAATAATCAAGCACGTAGTGTAGTTTGATTGGGCCACTGGCTCATAAAAGTTTGTATAAACAACCACTTAAAATTAAGAAATGCATACCTAATCATTGTACAACCTGAACCAGAATTTCTTGGTTTTTTTACTGTATAGCTTTTGTCCTATGCACTAACAAATCAAGTGCCAACAATGAATTTCTTTGCTCTATCAGGTAAAGAGCAATTCATCCAGGAACACTAACACCTATCTATCCATCTGAAATCTGtaaatgcatgcaacaatgatggTTTCTCACTTCCTGATGGGGTACAGCACACAAATGACTGGAATAATAGGAAATCTCTCAACATCTGAGCTATAGCCTACAACACGCAATAGTCTTTGCCTAAAATCAGTTGAACGATCAGGTAAATATGTTGGTTTACTGATTCACCTGTGCAGCCAGATGTCCGCCAATTGAAGCAGGTGGCGGGCAAATATGTTGGTTTAATGGCCctattcggcttaccccatattcggcttgttttttcagccggaacagtgtttttctctcacaacaatttagccggaacagtgttttcagttagtttcagccaagtttcagaccagcgaacggggccaatgcaGCCAGCACATTTTCCGTCAATTGAAGCAGCTGGCGCTGACGTTGGGCGTCGTGCATCAGATTATATTCCTTGACATTGAAATAGGGAAATTTGCAAGGTACCGATTCAGTTCAGATTAAATAATGACTTTGTTCAGGTAAAAGGAATGAACAATTGACTGATTTGATTTGAGGAAAAAGTACAGATAAGGGATTTATGGTGAGCTCTGTCCACTAATgtttttttcctttctctttaaTGAAGGTAGCAGTAACAATTATGAAGGATTGCAAGCCagacaaaaaaagaaaaacaattaaACATGCAGTACTGGACACTGTAGAGTACCTTTTAAGGAGACAACCTGCTGCTGAAAGGAAACACACATCTAGAAAGGTCAATCCGGAACCCTGTGTCAAGAGATAAACAGAAACGATCCTCTTGAGAAGCAGTGCAAAGAAACGTATACTATAATTGAATCACAAATCCTCTTAAGTTCAGCAGtatataacaacaacaacaaagcctttaactCCCATacaagttgggataggctagagttgaaacccagcagaagcaatcaaggttcaggcacgtgaatagctattttccaagcactcctatctaaggctaagtctttgggtatattccatcctttcaaatctccttttattgcctctacccaagtcaactttggtcttcctctgcctctcttcacgttactatcctagcttaggattccactacgcaccggtgcctttggaggtctccattggacatgtccaaaccatctcaaccggtgttggacaatcTTTTCTTTAATTGgtactacccctaatctatcacgtatatcatcgtttcgaactcgatctcttcttgtatgaccgcaaatccaacgcaatatacgcatttctgcgacacttatctgttgaacatgtcatcttttcgtaggccaacattctgcaccatacaacatagcaggtctaatcgccgtcctataaaacttgccttttagcttctgtggtacgcATTTCAGCAGTATATAACAAATCTTTAAATTATGGATATGCAGCACAGCCATGAGATATCCTTGAAAGGAAAGCATGGGCCCTCTTTTACATGATAATAACTGTAACCCAATGTAGAAAATTTTTTAGCCACATCCAAGTCCTTTGCAGCCCTAAGACCTTGACCCTTATATTTTAATGGCATAAACCCAAGTCTTCAACCAAataaaatcaatttagttcaaattCTGTATTAATTTTAGTTGTCTGAGCAATACCTATTGTTTGACAAATATCTAAGTGTCCAATGTCACAGCATCATTGGTTTAGTAATCAGTTGTTGAGTCCTTGTTGGGGTGCTGAGTAATAAGTCTTGTATTATCCTATTGTGATGAACTCCAAGGGAATATTAGGATGAACGACCTTGGCCATAGTTCTGCTCAGCCTGCACGTACAAAAATACAGGCAGCAATCTTCATTTTATAGAGTATATTTGTTAGTTGTTAACTCTCATAGGATGTATTCCAATCCTTATTTTCTGCTATTTGTTGCAGTGAAATCAAATTGCCTGTGGTCTTGCAGAAACTTTTGTGGCCAGATGTAAATCTATCTTACTTCAATTTGTTCATTAGTTTCATTTGGACTTGAATTTGATACCTTAGTGCATCACTAAGTGCTATTTCTCTGATTCACATAAGAAATGCAATACAAATGATTAGTTCAATCAATGCAGAAAAGTTCAACCAAATAAAAAGGGCCCACTGTAGTCAATTAACAGGCAATCAGTAGCATTCACATTCCTGGGACTCTATATGAGAAAGTTTGCATAGAAATTTTGGAAATAGAACAGAATAGAAATTGTTTCCATTTAATGCAAGTTAATCAGTAGAACTttggagtgaatcagaaacttgAGTTATGGCGAGAGACTttggagtctaaaggttttagactcagtagaactaaaactgagtatatgagatgtgacttcggcactactactcgggaggaggaagatattagtttggaaggtcaagtagtgcttaggaaggatgcctttcgatatttaggatcaatgctacagagagatggggatattgatgaagatgttagccatagaatcaaagcagggtggatgaagtggcgccaagcatttggtgtcctatgtgacaaaagggtaccacaaaagctaaaaggcaagttttataggatggcgattggacctgctatgttgtatggtgcagaatgttggcctacgaaaagacgacatgttcaacagataagtgtcacgGAAATGCATATGTTTCGTTGGATTTgcagtcatacaagaagggatcaagttcgaaacgatgatatacgtgatagattaggggtagcaccaattgaaaaaaagcttgtccaataccagttgagatggtttggacatgtccaacggagacctccaaaggcaccagtgcatagtggaatcctaagctaggatagtaacatgaagagagacagaggaagaccgaagttgacttgggtagaggcaataaaggaagacttgaaaggatggaatatactcaaagacttagccttagataggagcgtttggaaaacagctattcacgtgcctaaaccttgatggcttctgctgggtttcaactctagcctaccccaacttgtttgggacttaaaggctttgttgttgttgttaatgCAAGTTAATACGTGTTTGTAACAGGTAAGGTGCTAAACATGTCTAGGAGAACAGAACTTTAGGCAAGCCATATTATGTTGCAGTTGGGTGGCATTTGTACTATATTGGACTGTCTCCAACGGCGTAGGTAAACGGTGACCCAAACGCAAAATGCCTACTACACAGTGTTTTGGGTCCCGAAATCACGCTCCAACGGAGTAGGCAAACACGGCAGCCATTTTGCGTAGCACCCGACTTGGAAGGCAAAAAAGCATCTTCATTCTCGACGACGCAAAAcacgggagagagagagggaggagcgacCGATGCCGAGGCCCGGCATAGGGGAGGGGCCGATGGAGGTCGGTGGAGGCGCGGCTGCCGTCGTGGAGTCCGGATCCGCCCGGCCGCCATCGTAGGGAGCAGGGATAGGCGGCATCGGGCAGGGGAGGGGTTGCAGCGGCCATCGGAGGTCGATGGGAGCAGGGACAGGCGGCATCGGGCAGGGGAGGGAGGATCCCTCCGGCGAGGTCCGCCTGCGGTGGAGCAGCGCCGCCGGCAAGGGCCGCTCGCCTTCCGCGGAGAAGAGCGCCGCCGGCGCGGACGCGGTGAGGCTGGGGCCGGAGTTCGCCCGCACGGTGGCGGCCGGGGACGGAGCACGCACGGATCTGGGACCGCTCCCCCCCCCGGTGATGAGCAGCGCCGCCGGTGATGAGCAGCGTCGCGGCCGGGGAAGAGAAGGTCGTCAGGGTCCGGCTCCACCCATCTCGCGTTGTCCTCCCTGCCTTCGCCTCCGCTGCCGGCGTACGGCTTGCGCGCAGCGTGAGGAGCAGGCGGCGCTCCAGCCCGCCCGCCGCGCTGCCAAgccgagggagagggagagagagaaaggagaggcGGGAGGGGAGGGGGTGCGGACGGGAGCCACGGCGCGGGCGGAGGCGCGGGGGTTGGGAGAGAGAGACGGAGGAGGCGACGTGGGCTGTTGGAGAGGGACGGTTTTGGGTCTGAGACCTATTTACTGTATAGAACCTAATTTCTGAAATGGGTCGCTGATTTAGGTATGCatcgttggagatagtcttatgTA
It encodes the following:
- the LOC136530445 gene encoding uncharacterized protein is translated as MCVSFQQQVVSLKVDLCFMDPEKNSSARTPFGDLTNTTNAGSQSVSNSRIQVDDPMERKRRRERARRAAMTKEQKVEINRKQRENYHKRKAQAMLVRESEDDALTTCQPINNIVDDGSVVDLTNKTPQPSPGVTRPVQIVGTSFSSNDMHKVDCVTPTPYAVKPCTPISSRSQYLSEWYKNMTPEQREARLERQRLHNTLPGRKQAKKISKERLKEVRKNTLHQESIAMENPIYVPELVWPTIEVSEPHGTTPTIGESLIPKVMETPLYIPPDSVEMMEMDKDGCNDIYTTLPSDT